A single genomic interval of Alteromonas sp. CI.11.F.A3 harbors:
- a CDS encoding MFS transporter, which translates to MSRLLIIAAIAVSYYVFAILLNSVGTVILQSINSFDVSKPEASTLEGFKDLSIALVSFLVASFIPRIGYKISMLFGLILVAALCAITPSIGSFWIIKLLFAGIGTAFALVKVSVYAIIGQLSSNTKAHSSLMNTVEGIFMLGVLSGYWVFAGFIDPTNEASLSWLNVYYLIAALVAVTILLVLAAPIQKPEVNKEVGVSTAFIDMLKLAYKPLVLIFIISVFLYVLIEQGIGSWLPTFNREVLGLPTQVSIQITSIFAVALAVGRLLAGVVLARVSWYPFMNACLVGMAAVMLLSLPLAEKVDENLVASWVDAPIAAYLIPLIGLMMAPIYPVINSVMLSALPKVQHAPMTGLIVVFSALGGTTGSIITGYVFEAMGGQQAFYLSLIPIGALLVTLFFFKRATSSLVLKDTA; encoded by the coding sequence ATGTCCCGATTGTTGATTATCGCTGCAATAGCCGTTAGCTATTATGTGTTTGCCATACTGCTAAACAGTGTGGGTACGGTTATATTGCAATCGATAAACAGTTTCGATGTGTCGAAACCAGAAGCCAGCACCCTTGAAGGTTTTAAAGACTTATCCATCGCGCTGGTGTCTTTTCTTGTAGCTAGTTTTATCCCTCGTATTGGCTACAAGATCTCAATGCTATTCGGGCTTATTTTGGTGGCTGCGTTGTGTGCTATTACCCCTAGCATTGGCAGCTTCTGGATAATAAAGCTCCTGTTCGCAGGCATAGGCACCGCTTTTGCGTTAGTGAAAGTGTCGGTTTATGCCATCATTGGGCAACTCTCTTCTAACACCAAAGCACACAGCTCGCTGATGAATACCGTTGAAGGTATTTTCATGTTGGGTGTACTGTCTGGTTATTGGGTGTTTGCTGGCTTTATCGACCCCACGAATGAAGCATCTCTTTCGTGGTTAAATGTGTATTACTTAATTGCCGCTCTAGTTGCCGTGACTATTTTATTGGTGCTAGCCGCGCCCATTCAAAAACCAGAGGTAAACAAAGAAGTTGGGGTAAGTACTGCGTTTATCGATATGCTTAAACTTGCCTACAAACCTTTGGTGCTCATCTTTATTATTTCCGTATTCCTGTATGTATTGATTGAACAGGGCATAGGGTCTTGGTTACCTACTTTTAACCGAGAAGTGCTTGGTTTGCCTACCCAAGTGAGTATTCAAATTACCAGTATTTTCGCGGTAGCGCTTGCGGTTGGTCGTCTATTAGCTGGAGTGGTGCTAGCAAGAGTAAGTTGGTATCCCTTCATGAATGCATGTTTAGTGGGGATGGCCGCCGTCATGCTATTAAGCTTACCTTTAGCTGAAAAGGTAGATGAGAACCTTGTTGCTAGCTGGGTAGATGCACCAATAGCGGCGTACCTTATTCCGCTTATTGGGTTAATGATGGCACCCATTTACCCGGTTATTAATTCTGTAATGTTGAGTGCGTTGCCCAAAGTACAGCATGCCCCTATGACCGGCCTAATTGTTGTGTTCTCGGCACTTGGCGGTACGACGGGCTCTATTATTACCGGTTATGTATTTGAAGCAATGGGCGGGCAGCAAGCGTTCTATTTATCGCTTATTCCCATAGGTGCATTGCTTGTTACCCTGTTCTTTTTTAAACGAGCAACATCTTCACTAGTGTTAAAGGATACCGCGTAA
- a CDS encoding LacI family DNA-binding transcriptional regulator translates to MSSETKLTLAKLAKLAGVSTSTASRALKDNPLIKQETRNKVQALAKEHNYSVNAAASRLRTQKTHVIAVILNLIDHTEQSTTDPFLLKLVGELNQALNAKGYELLLSNSFMASDDWANYFIHSQRADGMIVIGQGKSTKKIDRAAEAGVPLVVWGDPKSQANYPIVGGDNYQGGFDATTHLLQKGAKRVLFLGDAEHAEMQERYKGYIHAHQNANISMSSDCTCTIDITSKAAYEYINQRVKANGLDFDGIVCSSDMVALGALKALKERYVGIPSDVGIVGYDDISLAELMHPALTTVRQNTQQAASAMVEQLLRQFEGHETSSYVVDTQLVVRRSSKHD, encoded by the coding sequence GTGAGTTCAGAAACAAAATTAACGTTGGCCAAGCTAGCTAAGTTAGCAGGGGTTTCTACTTCTACAGCTTCAAGAGCGTTAAAGGATAACCCGCTAATTAAGCAGGAAACGCGAAACAAAGTGCAGGCTTTGGCAAAGGAACACAATTACAGTGTAAATGCCGCAGCTAGCCGGCTACGTACGCAAAAGACTCATGTTATCGCGGTAATTTTAAACTTAATTGACCATACCGAACAAAGCACCACCGATCCTTTCTTGCTGAAACTGGTAGGGGAGTTGAACCAAGCGCTTAACGCCAAAGGCTACGAGCTGTTGCTATCAAATTCCTTTATGGCATCAGATGATTGGGCCAACTACTTTATTCACAGTCAGCGCGCCGATGGCATGATTGTAATTGGTCAGGGCAAATCGACTAAAAAAATTGACCGTGCCGCTGAAGCAGGTGTACCGCTAGTGGTATGGGGCGACCCTAAAAGCCAGGCTAATTATCCTATTGTTGGCGGAGACAATTATCAGGGTGGATTTGACGCGACCACTCATTTGCTGCAAAAGGGCGCTAAGCGTGTGTTGTTTTTAGGTGATGCAGAGCATGCCGAGATGCAAGAGCGTTACAAGGGATACATACACGCGCATCAAAATGCCAATATTTCAATGAGCAGCGACTGTACCTGCACTATCGATATAACGTCTAAAGCGGCCTACGAGTATATAAATCAAAGAGTAAAAGCGAACGGCTTAGATTTCGACGGTATAGTGTGTTCAAGCGACATGGTAGCGCTTGGTGCACTTAAAGCGTTGAAAGAGCGCTACGTGGGAATTCCAAGCGATGTGGGTATTGTTGGATACGATGATATTTCGCTAGCTGAACTTATGCATCCGGCGTTAACAACCGTACGTCAGAACACTCAACAAGCCGCGTCAGCCATGGTAGAGCAATTGCTTCGCCAGTTTGAAGGGCATGAAACGAGTAGTTACGTAGTAGATACCCAACTGGTGGTTCGCCGTTCAAGTAAACACGATTAA